The Penaeus vannamei isolate JL-2024 chromosome 23, ASM4276789v1, whole genome shotgun sequence DNA window GTTTGCATGGGTGGTTTTGGATTCAGAGGAAGGTGTGAAGggatatacttattttttttatttatttatttttatttatttattattattattatttatttatttattatttttttttttgacgtgtgTTGTGTTCTTAAATGTGGGGTAATTTTTTTTGGCTATGTTGTCCGGGTTTTATAGAGCGAAGGTTGGATGATTGATTGAGAAAAATTTACGTATATGTagattcacaaacatacacacacacacatacaaacacaaacaaacaaacacataaacacacacaaactcacgcacacacacatacaccaacacacacacaggaacacacacacacataaacaaacacaaacacacacacgcacacacaaactcacacacacacacaaatataaacaagcacacaagcaaacaaacacacacaaaagcatatactTAAAATGAATCAAATTCTCAAACCACAAAACACACAATAGCGAAGCAAACCCGTCACTGCAACAGACACTTTAAGCCAAAAACGACAAGCAAGTCTATCAAGTGTTTATTTCCTCTCACGAATACacaaaatgcaaaataaatatTCTTTTTCCTCTAATATGAATGATACTTCCTACATCACTGGCATAGGGATACGCTTGAGAGAAAGATATGCATAAACTGAGGAGACAGCCATcactatcaacaataaaaaaagagaaaaatatgcgaTATGGCCGACGGTGACGTGAAGAACGAGCTGTGTAAACAATCTGTTAACTTGTCACATATCCGGCACCTTTGACGTCATAGTTGATGTTCTCCATCATGAGTCCTGATACACATGCATGCTTTAGGACACGAATGAGATTCAGAAAaccaagagaaagataaatgaaaagtaattcgagagagaaaaaatacaatctctcttagtctctctttgtctctccgtctgcctctctcaccttccttctctctctctctctctctctctctctctctctctctcacacacacacacacacacacacacacatacacacacacacacacacatatatatatacatatatatatatatatatatatatatatatatatatatatatatatatatcctttataacCACATCCTTGTTTAGGAATGTGAAAATGTGTCGTTCGCTctttaccttaaaaaaaaaacgagcgaaaaaaaaataaatccctaAATCCAATTCTCGCTCAGACAAAAGCGCATCGGAGTCTCGTATTTAAGAGGATCTAACACGGTGTCTATAAGGAATGAATAAGAGGGTTGGGGTTAAAAGAGGATCGtaggagaggtatgaatgagaatgaatgattcTATATTGAACTAAGGTGTTTAGGTGAAATATCTTTAATAGAATTACATTTTCATGAAGACTGACTCAATTTGGGGCAGTTTCATATCTTGTATTGCGAAATCGTTTATTCCTGTCTATTCTCTAAATATGGCTTATTGAATATCTGGTGAACAGGATCTGAAAGCATTCTGAATCCTTGAGCCAGACGTTTAGCAACTCTGCAAAAATTCTGAAATGATAAAAAGGCAAGGCAGTATcttgaaaatggagagaaaaagataattagcAATTTAGTGAAGACCTAAGAGAGGGagcagattcttttttttttttttttttttttttttacacaaacctaattttgttcttttcattttcctattcatttccttttctaaAGCTACTGCATTATGACAATTATGTAATGGAccgtcgcatttttttttttttttttgagatttataATATTACGTGCATATCTGTATCACAACCTAAATTTACATATTCTAACAGTACGTTATCTAATGTTATGAATACAACTTTACAAGAGAAATAATGCGATTTTATAACATGTGGATTAAGCTCTCGTGAATCTAGCACGTGATCTCTTCTCCGGTTACCATCATGTTTAAAACACGTTCCAAAAAGCTACAATAATGGAGCTTTGACTTCCACAATATCAATTAGTGATTTGTTAATTATCAAATTAACTGGTAGGACTTCGAATCATATGGAGTGAATTAATTATGCCCTTATATGGTATGATGAATTAGAGACACAGTAAATAAAGTGATATTTAATTTTCATAACATCGTCACACGCACCAGTTGACGACACAGACATGCggtaaactttatatatatctgtaggtgTCTACCAGGATTTCCAAGTGCTTGCTATTATATCCCGTAAGCACCTGATTCACCTCTGTATCCTGAAGCGCATCTCAAGTCATATCTAAAAGTCCGTATTGCGTGTTATAAACTTGTTCTTCTAGACCTGAAATGCCAGAGAAACTAGGATCCACCAACTGCTATTTCTTCCGTTTGTGTATCgactgatgtgattttttttcttcttcaaatacTGCACTGAATATAAAATTGATTGAAGAGCTGACATAATCGCTTGTTTCACTTACATCtctaattattgctattctttaGGATTCAACTTCATTTCTGACAATTATACGGTATGCTGTTTTGAACAATTAAAGTCACACCCGTACTTATTGACCCCGAAGTTCAGCGCCATCGTACATATTTGCAGCTGGAATATGGAACAGGCGGAGGTATAAGACTTCCGGTGCAACATGCTTGACTTCCAATACCGATGTTTCAGATTTCATATatttaagagaaagaaatatgatatcAATAGGGTTCGTAGTTACAGCAATATtgtgcttcttcttctatttctctttcaccctccctcccctttttctctctaaccatccctccctctgtctcgatccttccttctatctctctccctctccctccttccttctacctctctccttctcccttcttccttctatctccctcaccttccctctttccctcccttcctccttctctctctccctcactctccctctctctctctctccccctcaccctccctctttccctcccttcctccctcactctctccccctcaccctccctccctctctctctctctctccctccccctccctccctccctctctctctctctccctccccctccctccctttctctctctctcaccctccctctttccctcccttcctccctctctctctcaccctcaccctccctccctccctcttcctcacccttgctGTAAAATAGATAAAAGTTTTAGCAAATTCCAAAGGTATTGGCTGAGAGGAATTTTCCTAGAGGTGTCATATGAACTGGCGTAACCATGGAAACGAATAAAATATGTTAAAAGATCATAAAACGGTCTGcaagaataatgaatgaataaaaacggTATAATCTGTTTCACGTCGCGACTCAGTTTCAATTTTGCAATCACCAATAACCAGATTCTCGGCACTTACTTCGAGAAAGACATGTTCTTAAATATGTTCTAATCTAGTTTATTTGTTCACATGTCTTAAGTCGGATTTTATGGATTATCGTCTCTCTCTGGTTTAAACGGAGACTATTTGATCGTATGGGTTCAAGCCATTAGTTCTGGACTCTCTTAAGCACTATCTTTCTCTGCAAGCAAACACCATTCCATATTCTCTGAGTGGCTTTTAAagttctgttttcttctcccgGCAAGTCCTCAGTTCCTTACTTCAAAATCTTTCTCTCTGGATGGCTTTTGAAGTACTGTTTTCTTTTCAAAGTAAGTTTGATTTCCAGATTCTCTGAATGTCTTTTAAagttctgttttcttctcccgGCAAGTCCTCAGTTCCTTACTTCAAAATCTTTCTCTCTGGATGGCTTTTGAAGTACTGTTTTCTTCTCAAAGTAAGCTTAACTTCCTTATTTTAGAATCTTTCTCACGAGGAAGGTCAAACTTACACTCTGGATGGCTTTTAgagttctattttcttctctcaacAAGTCCTGACTTCCTAAATTCAAAATCTTTCTCACGAGAAAGGTCGAACTTACACGCTAAATGGCTTTTAAAGTTCTGTTTTCGTCTTAAAGTATACTTGGCTTCCTCATTTTAGAATCTTTCTCCCGAGGAAGGTCAAAATTACTCTCTAAATGGCTTTTAATTTTTACTTCTCCAAGTAACCATCATCACCTCAAGCCGTGCGAATGCGATGATGGAACCTAGACTTCGGATTAAATAATCTGTACTTTACGCATCAACCATGTCAACGTTTGCCCTTTAGTTAAATTTTGTAaatctattatttgtattatatatttgcatattttgtaCGTTATGATATACAGATAATTATTGATTAAAATCCGCAATCAACGCCGAAATCGTGGTTCTAACCTCACATTCGTATCATTTGCGGGAATAGTGGCATACGGAACGAGCCAGTTCCCCCGTTGAGGATTTGACTGTTATCTTTAGTTTAAATTCCATTTAActttgattatgtatgtatatatatatatatatatatatatatatatatatatatatatatatatatatatatatatattctctctctctctctctctctctctctctctctctctctctctctctctctctctctctctgtctctctctctctctctctctctctctttatttatattttatttttttatatatttttatatattttttacttggtGTTGTAAAATCGtttttaatttgtatttatatttatatatatatattctttctctctcttttttttttttttcttttttctttttttttacttgatattGTAAAATCGTTTCTAATTTGTTTTCGTTGTGTCATTGTTTAAATACCCCCTTTTCTGTTGTCTCAATTTGCGCTAACGCGATTTTAGTCTCGTactttatgttttgttttctgtttcatttGATCACTGAATTTATGATACGAATCATTAGAACGTAATAAAGATGTTTGTGGCAGCATTGGgtctactttatatgtatatgtataaatagatagatagagacatacatgtgtatatatatatatatatatatatatatatatatatatatatatatatatatataatatatatatagtgtgtattaatgtatgtatatatattcatatatttatttatacacacatacacatatatgcaaatgacaatgataagagcaACTATCTGTCAATAATCATTGCGataatattgatacatacatacatacacaaacacaaacacacatatatataagtgtgtgtgtgcgtgtgcgtgtgtgcatagatagatagcatacataatgtttttcttatgtgtgtgtgtatagaaaaacTCCAACTAGTGTTAATCCCGAAGAAATAATTACAAAcaatttctttcttaatctttcttcttcccttttcttaatttttcaaaTTTTATTCTTCCAAACCgttttttatcttcatatttgttcttctttagtttttccttttattctcatttcatatttcttcatctttctttaatctttctctttttattattttcttcatgttttttgtcttttgtttatatttttgtttaaattattgttattcacaCTTCGGTTCgtttaaaaaaaaatggcgggcgCGGTGACGGTTTCCTCCGACCGGCGAAGTCACGTGCTATAAAGCCTCCGGAGGGCCAGCGAAAAGCCAGTGTGCATTCTGACAGGAGACAAGCCACACCGCCTCGCTCTCCATCATGATTATTCTACCGGTAATGTATCCTCaacttttattgatttttttatttatttatctttatatatatacttttttttttttttgaggggggtgatATTTCTTATCTGCGAATGTAGGTAGGAATGCGAAAAAATAGGccagtagatggacagataaaggtATATACAATAATATGTGCGTTAGtataagagattgagagagaaagggaaggatggagggataaggagagagcgaggactcttcctctccctctccctctccctctccctctccctgggagggagggagggagggagggagagagggagagagggagagagggagagagggagagagggagagagggagagagggagagagagagagagagagagagagagagagagagagaaagagagagaaatacaatgaATAATACTGACCCTAACCTTCTTTCCTCCAGCTGTTGCTCTTCCTCCCGGCTCACACCACGGCAACCTTCGGCCTGTTGGCTAACCTGACGAGCGCCCTCAGCGATGCCACCTTCACCATCGAACTTGGCACCACCGCCTGCGAGGGCTTCCTCAGCAACGCCACGAGTGCCTTGCTGAGTGGCACTCCTCTCAACATCACCTTCAACGACTTCTTCCTGTCCGCAATCACGAGTTTGCAGTCGCTGGAGGAAACCAACCCCAGAACCCGCCTCTTCTTCAACTTCGGATCTCGCTGGACCAGCTGGAGAGACCGACTGGCCAATCTCACCCTCACTTGGAGACCTGGCTTCTTCTTGGGGAGATTATTCGGTTAAGACAATGACCGAGGTTGACCTGGAATTCCGACTATGCGCAACTACCCAACGACCGTTAACTGTTTTTTCTACTACCCATTCCAACGGGGATATCGACGTGTTATAAACTTGTTCTTCAAGACCTGTAATGCCAGAGAAACGAGGACCCACCAACTGTTATTTCTTCCGTTTGTGTATCGACTGatgtgattatttttcttctacaAATACTGCACTGCAATAAAATTGATTGAAGAGCTGACATAATCGCTTGTTTCGCttaaattaattattgctattctttaGGATTCAACTTCATTTCTGACAACTATACGATATGCTGTTCAACAATTATCGTAAGTCACGCCCGTACTTTTCCTCAAAATAATGCAAGAAATTGACAATGTTAATGAGTGATAAAAACGACAAAAgc harbors:
- the LOC113811549 gene encoding uncharacterized protein, producing MIILPLLLFLPAHTTATFGLLANLTSALSDATFTIELGTTACEGFLSNATSALLSGTPLNITFNDFFLSAITSLQSLEETNPRTRLFFNFGSRWTSWRDRLANLTLTWRPGFFLGRLFG